One stretch of Streptomyces sp. NBC_01363 DNA includes these proteins:
- a CDS encoding PP2C family protein-serine/threonine phosphatase, with the protein MTEGARKPGKFGVDRSEGFGERLLGLLLDRAHEMPPQLIAPLVAEEVARVGGWDVSILLQDYEQMLLVPLPGRGLMVGDPEPVEGSPAGEAFLCRRTVEVPQDGSVRMYLPLLDGSDQVGAMVVTLGSVDDDDRRLLRRLAGLVADMIVTKDAYTDLFFQARRSAPMSVAAEIQWSLLPPLSMTVPQVEVAGILEPAYDVAGDSFDYALNGDILHVAMIDAMGHGLDAATMATVAIGAYRHTRRANTGLSQVYAFMDRAINEQFGNDHFVTAQMMCLNTATGRLQWVNAGHPAPLLIRGRAVVDRLESPTTLPVGFGGEEPVVSERMLQPGDRLLCFTDGLIEEHQAGGEEFGEEQLIEWTNRAVRDHTAVRPVVRALSHTLKQERGGVTSDDATIFLIEWRGGDADHLATLD; encoded by the coding sequence ATGACCGAAGGCGCGCGAAAGCCGGGCAAGTTCGGGGTGGACCGGTCGGAGGGGTTCGGTGAGCGGTTGCTGGGTTTGCTGCTGGACCGGGCTCACGAGATGCCGCCGCAGTTGATCGCCCCGCTCGTTGCGGAAGAGGTGGCCAGGGTCGGTGGCTGGGACGTCTCGATCCTCTTGCAGGACTACGAACAGATGCTGCTGGTGCCGCTGCCGGGCCGGGGGTTGATGGTCGGGGACCCCGAACCGGTCGAGGGGTCCCCCGCCGGGGAGGCGTTCCTGTGCCGCAGAACGGTGGAGGTGCCGCAGGACGGAAGTGTGCGGATGTATTTGCCGTTGCTGGACGGCAGTGACCAGGTCGGGGCGATGGTTGTCACCCTGGGCAGCGTCGACGACGACGACAGGCGGTTGCTGCGCAGACTCGCCGGTTTGGTCGCAGACATGATCGTGACCAAGGACGCCTACACCGACCTGTTCTTCCAGGCCCGACGCAGCGCCCCGATGAGCGTGGCCGCAGAGATCCAGTGGTCGTTGCTGCCTCCGCTGTCGATGACTGTTCCGCAGGTTGAGGTGGCCGGAATTCTGGAGCCCGCGTACGACGTGGCCGGCGACAGTTTCGACTACGCCCTCAACGGCGACATCCTTCATGTGGCCATGATCGACGCGATGGGCCACGGCCTGGACGCGGCGACCATGGCGACGGTGGCTATCGGGGCCTACCGCCACACGCGACGGGCCAACACCGGCCTGTCCCAGGTGTATGCATTCATGGACAGGGCCATCAATGAGCAGTTCGGCAACGACCACTTTGTCACCGCGCAGATGATGTGTCTGAACACCGCCACGGGCCGGCTGCAATGGGTCAATGCCGGCCACCCGGCACCGCTGCTGATCCGTGGCCGCGCCGTGGTGGACCGGTTGGAGAGCCCGACCACATTGCCGGTCGGCTTCGGAGGTGAGGAGCCGGTAGTCAGCGAGCGGATGCTGCAGCCCGGGGACCGGTTGCTGTGTTTCACCGATGGCCTGATCGAAGAGCATCAAGCCGGTGGGGAAGAGTTCGGTGAGGAGCAACTCATCGAGTGGACCAACCGAGCCGTCCGTGACCACACGGCGGTGCGGCCGGTGGTGCGCGCGCTCTCCCACACCCTGAAACAGGAACGAGGCGGCGTCACCAGCGACGACGCGACCATCTTCCTCATCGAGTGGCGCGGCGGCGACGCCGATCATCTCGCCACCCTCGATTGA
- a CDS encoding ABC transporter ATP-binding protein — protein MTPVLEAVRLGKRYGHHQALTDCDLDIPQGRVIGLVGPNGAGKSTLLNMACGLIRPSSGSIRVLGAEPAANPAHLAKVGFVAQDTPVYTDLSVADHLRMGARLNPSWDGRLAQRRIARIGLDPKRKAGRLSGGQRAQLALTVAAAKRPELLIFDEPAAALDPLARSGFLDSLMESVSELGAGAILSSHALADVERVCDYLVVLAGSRIQLVGDVSELLASHYRIVGARDVVAALPAVVEFVSVDHTPRESTAIVRADDGLPASGSWTVDALDLEELVLAYMTRANQPAAQPAPMPTETHS, from the coding sequence ATGACACCGGTACTGGAAGCCGTGCGGCTCGGCAAGCGCTACGGCCACCACCAGGCGCTGACCGACTGCGACCTGGACATCCCGCAGGGGCGGGTGATCGGCCTGGTCGGTCCCAACGGCGCCGGCAAGTCGACGCTGCTGAACATGGCCTGCGGGCTGATCAGGCCGAGCTCGGGCAGCATCCGCGTGCTCGGCGCGGAGCCGGCCGCGAACCCGGCCCACCTGGCCAAGGTCGGCTTCGTCGCGCAGGACACGCCCGTATACACCGACCTGTCCGTCGCGGACCACCTGCGCATGGGCGCCCGACTGAACCCGAGTTGGGACGGTCGGCTCGCGCAGCGGCGGATCGCCCGGATCGGACTGGACCCAAAACGGAAGGCGGGCCGGCTCTCGGGCGGTCAGCGTGCCCAGCTCGCACTCACCGTCGCGGCAGCCAAAAGACCGGAGCTGCTGATCTTCGACGAGCCCGCCGCGGCGCTCGACCCGCTGGCCCGCTCCGGCTTCCTGGACAGCCTGATGGAGTCCGTTTCCGAACTGGGTGCCGGCGCGATCCTCTCCTCGCACGCGCTCGCCGACGTGGAGCGGGTCTGCGACTACCTCGTCGTGCTGGCCGGATCCCGGATCCAGCTCGTCGGCGATGTGTCCGAGCTGCTGGCGAGCCACTACCGGATCGTCGGGGCCCGCGACGTCGTCGCGGCTCTGCCCGCGGTGGTGGAGTTCGTCAGCGTCGATCACACGCCGCGGGAGAGCACCGCGATCGTCCGCGCCGACGACGGGCTGCCGGCCTCCGGTTCCTGGACCGTGGACGCCCTCGACCTGGAGGAGCTGGTCCTGGCCTACATGACCCGGGCGAACCAGCCCGCCGCCCAGCCCGCCCCGATGCCCACGGAGACCCACTCATGA
- a CDS encoding response regulator transcription factor — protein MSITVLLADDQAMVRRGLRLILEDQEDISVVGEAADGAEAVELARRMRPDVCLVDIRMPKLDGIEVTRALAGPGVADPLRVVIVTTFDLDEYVRGALHSGAVGFVLKDAGPALLVEAVRAANSGDALISPSITLRLLRDLAPARKTTAARPVQPLSAREIEVVRAIARGRTNQEIAAALFISLSTVKSHLATIQTKLRVRNRVETAAWAWESRLMDSDQSP, from the coding sequence TTGAGCATCACCGTCCTGCTCGCCGACGACCAAGCGATGGTCCGTCGCGGCCTGCGGCTCATCCTGGAGGACCAGGAGGACATCTCCGTGGTCGGCGAGGCGGCGGACGGCGCCGAGGCGGTCGAGCTGGCCCGGCGGATGCGCCCGGACGTCTGTCTGGTCGACATCCGGATGCCGAAACTGGACGGCATCGAGGTCACCCGGGCCCTGGCAGGCCCTGGCGTGGCCGACCCACTGCGGGTGGTCATCGTCACCACCTTCGACCTCGACGAGTACGTCCGCGGCGCCCTGCACTCCGGGGCCGTCGGCTTCGTACTCAAGGACGCCGGCCCGGCCCTGCTGGTCGAGGCTGTCCGCGCCGCGAACAGCGGCGACGCCCTGATCTCCCCCTCCATCACCCTGCGTCTGCTGCGCGACCTCGCCCCCGCCCGGAAGACAACCGCGGCCCGGCCCGTCCAGCCGCTCTCCGCCCGCGAGATCGAGGTCGTCCGCGCCATCGCCAGGGGCCGTACCAACCAGGAGATCGCCGCCGCCCTGTTCATCTCCCTGAGCACCGTCAAGAGTCATCTGGCGACCATCCAGACCAAGCTCCGAGTCCGCAACCGGGTCGAGACCGCCGCCTGGGCCTGGGAGAGCCGACTCATGGACTCCGACCAGTCACCCTGA
- a CDS encoding sensor histidine kinase, with protein MSTGHRPAWGPRAAVNTILGVVFCVVLALMAVQYAGQGRAWAFDSAVGAVICLVALGRERHPGRAAVIGLAVAGIAGLTARLAHLPGEPGAAAVLALLVLGGSAIRALPWRQAGGIAVSGLVLMAAGLLSSEAPSTPFRVGTQVWVLALGIGLGLRLLDFRRRAAAEAVRREERLALARELHDVVAHHITGIVVQAQAARLVGRRRPETLDDTLTDIEEAGSVALAAMRRVVGLLRDTDDAATTSPTVAGREQLTDLVRRFEGHGPEVHLHLPADRVAWPPEVSTTVYRIVQESLTNIARHAAHARSATVHIAQEHDGVTVTVHDDAPGGPARHLHQGGFGLIGMRERVEALGGTLAAGPEPDTGWSVLATLPLRTGDRR; from the coding sequence GTGAGCACGGGACATCGACCGGCCTGGGGGCCGAGGGCCGCCGTCAACACCATCCTGGGGGTGGTGTTCTGCGTGGTGTTGGCCCTGATGGCCGTCCAGTACGCCGGCCAGGGCCGCGCCTGGGCCTTCGACAGCGCGGTCGGCGCGGTGATCTGCCTGGTCGCGCTGGGACGAGAGCGGCACCCGGGCCGGGCGGCCGTCATCGGCCTCGCCGTCGCGGGGATCGCCGGCCTGACCGCCCGGCTCGCCCACCTGCCCGGCGAGCCCGGCGCCGCCGCGGTGCTGGCCCTGCTCGTCCTCGGCGGCTCCGCGATCAGGGCGCTGCCCTGGCGCCAGGCAGGTGGTATCGCAGTCAGCGGGCTGGTGCTCATGGCCGCCGGCCTGCTGTCCAGCGAGGCTCCCAGCACCCCGTTCCGGGTCGGTACGCAAGTCTGGGTCCTCGCGCTCGGGATCGGGCTCGGGCTGCGCCTCCTCGACTTCCGCCGCCGTGCGGCCGCCGAGGCCGTACGGCGCGAGGAGCGCCTCGCCCTGGCCCGGGAGCTGCACGATGTGGTCGCCCACCACATCACCGGCATCGTGGTGCAGGCCCAGGCCGCCCGCCTGGTCGGCCGACGGCGACCCGAGACACTGGACGACACCCTGACCGACATCGAGGAAGCCGGCAGCGTGGCGTTGGCCGCCATGCGCCGCGTCGTCGGCCTGCTGCGGGACACCGACGACGCGGCCACGACCTCCCCCACTGTCGCGGGCCGGGAGCAACTGACCGACCTCGTCCGCCGGTTCGAGGGCCACGGCCCCGAGGTCCACCTGCACCTGCCCGCTGACCGGGTGGCCTGGCCACCCGAGGTGAGCACCACCGTGTACCGGATCGTCCAGGAATCCCTGACCAACATCGCCCGGCACGCCGCACACGCCCGCTCGGCCACCGTCCACATCGCCCAGGAGCATGACGGCGTCACCGTCACGGTCCACGACGACGCTCCGGGCGGTCCGGCCCGCCATCTGCATCAGGGCGGCTTCGGGCTGATCGGCATGCGCGAACGGGTCGAGGCCCTCGGCGGCACGCTCGCCGCAGGCCCGGAGCCCGACACCGGCTGGTCCGTCCTCGCCACCCTGCCGCTCCGCACGGGAGACCGCCGTTGA